From the genome of Borrelia turicatae 91E135:
TCTAGAAAAGATAGGAGAGGCAGTTAAGGGAATACAGTACTTAGAAACCACAACTGAATCAACTGAAGCTAGTACTACTCAACCTGCTACTGCTAAATAAATTGTCTATTTAAATAATCTACTAAATAAAGTCATTTTAGGAAAACTCTTCTTTTTATGAGAATTGTTTTCCTTCTTTGCATTTTTGTGACGCATTAAATATTTGTACTAAAGATAAATAAATAGGATCTAGTTAAACCTTTTTAGCTAAGTGGTAAATGATTGATGAGATTAGTTTTGATTAGTAAGCGAGTAGAATTATTCGGAAAGTAAAGGTAGGAACTAGGTTTCTTAGTTTTTGTTTTTATTGAATGATATGTTTACTTTAGTTAATTGTTTTTTAATTATTTATTTTTTTAAAGTTTAAATTGGATGTAATTAATTACAAGTTTTATATTAAGATAATATCTTTGTTCTTTATTGTATAAATTTACTTAATAAAATAGTTTTGTTGTGTTTTTAAGTAGGTCAAAGTGAGAGTATTGTATTATTTTAATAATTTATTTGAAATTTAAAATAAAAGGTGTATATTTACCAATAATTGTTGTATTTCAATATCGAGATTCAATAATTAAATAATTTGATGTCCCAGGAGGGAGATATGAAGAGAAGTATTTTATCAGTATGTATGTTAACATTATTATGTTTGTTATCATGTGATATAAATGCCCTTAATGAATTGCTAGATAAAGCAAGGGAAAAATTTTTAGATGAAAGCAAAGATAATAAAGATTTAAACCATGAACAAGAAAATCAGGAACAAAAAGAAGTTGTTATAGATGGTTTTGAAGAAGAAGTAGAAATACAACAAGATATGGAAGTGAAACCTGTTAATAATGCTATTCCAGTATTTAAATATCCTCAACAAGGAGGGTCTTCAAATTATCCTCAACAAGTATATCCATATTATGTTCAAGAAGAAGTAATAAAAATAGAAGAAAAGGATCTAGTTCCAAGTACTGAGTACGAAAAAGACGCAGATAAGGCAATTAAAGGGGTAGAAAATGCTCTTAAAAATTCTGGATTTTCTTTATTAATGGAGAGTGCATATAGCCTTAGAAATGAATATGAACAAATGAAGACAGAGCTTTATTATGTAACTAAAAAAATCCAGGATGAAATAGGATTACTGGGAATAAATTTTAGGAAGAATAAGGAAAAGAGACAAGATTTAAATCGATTACAAGGTTATTTGAGGGGTGAAAGTTTTAATTCTGAGGGTCTTATGAATAAAATTGATATTGCAATTGGTGAATTGGAATCTGCAAAATATTTTTTTGGAGAAGCTGAAAAAACTTTAAAAGAAGCTATTACTGAAAGATTAAGAAATAAAAAACGTAGAAGTTACTTATCAAGAAAAGGGAAGAGTGATTTTTTAGCTCAAAAGTCACGCAGTGATGCAGAAAATGTTTTAAGTTTATTAGAATCCTCTTCTTCTAATATAGGAGAAGCAAGAGGCAGAAAGAAAGAGATAGAAAAACTCATTGAAGAAGCAAAATCTTATCTATCAAATCTTGAAAGATAGAGACGGTAAAGATTTAAATATTTTATAACATTAGTATTTTCAATAAGAGTTCCTTATAAAGGAACTCTTATTGATTTTATTTAAAGAAGTTTTTACAAACCAATTACCTTTAAGATTTGACTGTGTATTTATTTTATATTCCCATTTTAAGGATATTAATAAGAGTAGAGATTGTTGTTTTAAATTATTTTAAAGCTTTGAGGGGTAATTGTTTTTGAATGCTGATATCGAAAAAGATGATTTATTAAATAAGGAATATAAGGTTTTAGATAAAGGCTTTATAAAGCTTGTTGATTATGTGAGGTAGTGGTGCAAGAATATTTAAGGCGATGAGAGAGGATTGTTAATGTGATGAGCTTATAGATTATTTAATGAGAAATGAACATACAAGTCTATTTGAATAAGTAA
Proteins encoded in this window:
- a CDS encoding P12 family lipoprotein; this translates as MKRSILSVCMLTLLCLLSCDINALNELLDKAREKFLDESKDNKDLNHEQENQEQKEVVIDGFEEEVEIQQDMEVKPVNNAIPVFKYPQQGGSSNYPQQVYPYYVQEEVIKIEEKDLVPSTEYEKDADKAIKGVENALKNSGFSLLMESAYSLRNEYEQMKTELYYVTKKIQDEIGLLGINFRKNKEKRQDLNRLQGYLRGESFNSEGLMNKIDIAIGELESAKYFFGEAEKTLKEAITERLRNKKRRSYLSRKGKSDFLAQKSRSDAENVLSLLESSSSNIGEARGRKKEIEKLIEEAKSYLSNLER